The nucleotide sequence CTTGATCCGTCACGGGAGAGCGTGTCTCAACGGTACCAGTTGGCGCTATCGGCCCCGTATCAGAACGGGTTCCAGGTCGCGCTCGGGGTGAACTTGAGGTAGCCGACATTGGCGCCGAGCCGCAGGCCGATGCCGGACCGGATCGGCACCAGCACGATGTTGTTGGCGGTCAGCGCCGTCATGCCGAAGCCGCCGACGATATAGGCCGAGCCGTCGATGCCGACGAAGCGCTGATAGATCGCGCTGGTGGCCGGCAGATTGTAGACGAGCGTCATGGTGCGGGCGCCATCGCCGCCCCAGTCGAAGCCAAGCGAGGGACCTTGCCAGAAGACGCGGAGGTCACCGGCATTCTTGGTGTAGAGCGTGCCTTCGCCGTAACGCAGACCGGCGACGAACGCGCCGGCGCCTTCCTCGCCGAGGATATAGCCGTTCGGCAGGCCCCATTGGCTGACCGCGCGCTCGATCACCGAGGCCAGCCCGCGCGAGACGTTGCCGAAGAAGCGGTGGCCGGCATTGACCAACTCGTCCGGATTGAAGCTGTCCGGGCTCGGCGCCGGACGCGGCGCAGGGGCCGCCTGGGGCGGCGGAGCCGGGTAGGCCGGCGCAGCCTGGTAAGGCGGAGCGGGCTGCGGGGGCGGCTGGTACGGCGGCGCCTGCTGCGCAGTGGCCGACGCAGCCATGGCCAGGACGGCCATCAGCGTCGTGGCGGCAAGGCGGATTGCAAAACTCATCGATGGAAATCCCCTGCTGTCGGCGGCCCGACCGTCGCCTTAACCAGACGCCAATCACATCCGGCGATGGTCGACGAGTGGCATCACCCCCGCTATTCCCATGTTATCGGCACCAACTATGACCGCACAACGGCAACAACGGAACCAGAAGGGCTCAAAGCCGCTGTTTTGCCGCGTATTCGCCGCCTTCACGCTTGCTGCGCTGCTGATGCTGCCGGTTGCCCTGCGCGCGGCCACCACCCAGCGAATCATCTCCGACCGCTTCAGCGGTCTGGCGATCGACGGTTTCGATCCCGTGTCGTATTTCGTCGATGGCAAGGCCTTGCTGGGCCTTCCCGACTTCGAGGCCGCGCAGGGCGGGGTGGTCTGGCGGTTCCGCAACGAGGGCAACCGTGCCTCCTTCCTCGCCCATCCGGAGGTCTATGGCCCGCAATTCGGCGGCTATGACCCGACCGACGTGGCGCGCGGCGTCACCGTCGCCGGCAATCCGCGCCTGTTCGCGGTCGTCGAGGACCGGCTGTTCCTGTTCAGCCGCGAAGAAAGCCGGGATGCGTTCAAGGCCGATCCCGAGCGCTATCTCTCCAAGGCCGAGGCGCGCTGGCCGGCGCTGCAGGAGGATCTGCCGCAATAGGCTTCAGACGGCCGTCACCGCGCCGGGATCGCCCCAGGCGATGAAGGACGGCACGATGAAGCTGTCGGCGCGCTCGCCATAGCGCAACGGCACGCCGGCCTCGCTGGTCACGGTGCCGCCGGCGGCGACCACCACGGCATGACCGGCCGCGACGTCCCATTCCGAGGTCGGCCCGAGCCGCGGATAGATGTCGGCAAGACCCTCGGCGAGCCGGCCGAACTTCACCGCCGAGCCCAGCGCCAGCCGCTCGGCGCCTGGGCGCGCCGCGATGAGGGCCTCGCTGCGGGCATCGCCATGCGAACGGCTGACCGCGGCGACCCAGGGCTCGCCCGGCGCAGGCATCGGGCGGGTGCGGATCGGCACAGGCTCGCTCAAGCCGGCCTCCGTAAACGACAGCCGCTCGGCACCACGGCCGACCAGGCCGCGCCAGATCAGGCCGATGGCGGGCGCGCAGACGATGCCGAGCAGGGGGCTCGCGTCACTGACCAGCGCCAGATTGACCGTGAACTCGCCGCGGCCGGCCACGAACTCCTTGGTGCCGTCGAGCGGGTCGATCAGGAAGAAGCTGCCCTTGAACGGCGCCGCGCAGTGTCCAACCCGCTCCTCCGACAGAGCGGGGATCTCCGGCGCCAGCCGCGCCAGACCCTCGGCGATGACACGGTCGGCGGCGAGATCGGCCTCGGTGACCGGCGAGCCATCGGACTTGTCGGTGACGGCCATCGCGCGGCGGTTCACAGCCAGGATCGCCTGCGCGGCCTGCACGACGAGCTCGGTCAAAGGCGTCATCAGCGCGGCGGCGGCCTCGATCCCGATGGTTCCTGCGGTCGGCCCCGTTGTCATCATCGGGCGCTCCCGTCGACCGTTCCGTTCGCAGCCTGCATCATCGAATCCTCGTTCTGGTCTGCCGTCCCGGCGCATCCGGATACGGCCATTCGCACGTATATTGAGCAGTCTTTGCCGGGGAAAACCGCCACGTACTTTCCCGTGTCCCGGCCTCAGCTCGGTGGCGGTCCCTGCTTTCGCAGTGTATCAAGCGTTAACGCAAGCATGATTCGTCCAAGTTCGCGGATTTCAGGAACATCGAATGTCCGGCACGTCCTCTTCCGAGATCGCCAATCCGATTCCCGCTCCCGATACGCTCGAACTTGCCGCTCTGCTCTGCTCGAAGGTCTGTCACGACCTGATTAGTCCGGTCGGCGCCATCGTCAACGGCCTCGAAGTGCTCGACGACAATCCGAAGCCTGAAGACCGCGATTTCGCGCTGGAGCTGATCCGCAAGAGCGCCAAGACCGCCTCGGCCCGGCTGCAGTTCTGCCGTCTCGCGTTCGGTGCGGCCGGCTCGGCCGGCGCGCAGATCGACCTCGGCGATGCGCAAAACATGGCGCGCGGCCATATCGAGGACGCCAAGACCTCGATCACCTGGAATCTGCCGCGGCTGCTGCTGCCGAAGAACCGGGTCAAGCTGCTGCTCAACATGATGGTGGTGGCCCAGCAGACGATCCCGCGCGGCGGCATGCTGACCGTCGATCCCATCGGCGACGGCGAGACCATGAGCTTCCGCGTCGCCGCCACCGGGCTCAACGCGCGGCTGCCGCAGAACATCGTCAACATCCTCGGTGGCGAGCTGCAGGCGACGATCGACGCCCATGCGGTGCAGCCTTACTACACCCGCTTGCTCGCCGAGGCCTGCGGCCTCAAGGTGGCCCTGGCAGCCGATGGCGCCGCGATGGTGGTGCAGGCGGCCTGATCGCGCCGGCTGATCGTCATCGCCACCTGATCGTCATCGCCACCTGATCGTCATTGTCGCCTGATCGTCATTGTCGCGATCAGCACGCGTCCATCCTGCGACGTCTTGTCGTCGATGGACGCCTAAAACCGTTTACCATGGTTAAGCAAGTCTTGAGGATGTGTCCGGATTTGTCCGGAGACATCTTATCTCTTTGTTGAGTCCGTTCATTTGCGCTTACTCAACTAATATTAAACGCTTTGGACCGAAACTGGCCACGGTTTGAAGGGCGCGGCATGTCGCGCTCCGTTGCGTGCGAAGGCCAGTTTCATGGATGACCTGTTGCGTGAGTTCCTGACGGAGACCAGCGAGAGCCTGGATACCGTCGACAATCAGTTGGTGCGGTTCGAGCAGGAGCCGAACAACGCCAAGATCCTGGATAACATCTTCCGGCTGGTGCACACGATCAAGGGGACCTGCGGCTTCCTCGGCTTGCCGCGGCTCGAGGCACTGGCTCACGCCGCCGAAACCCTGATGGGCAAATTCCGCGACGGCATGCCGGTGACCGGCGAGGCCGTGACGCTGATCCTCACCACCATCGACCGCATTAAAGATCTGCTCGCGCAGCTCGAAGCCAATGAGTCCGAGCCCGAGGGCGAGGATCGTGACCTGATCAGCGAGCTCGAAGCGATGGTCGAGCGCGGCATGGCCGCGATGGCCGCAGGC is from Bradyrhizobium sp. ORS 285 and encodes:
- a CDS encoding YHS domain-containing (seleno)protein, producing MTAQRQQRNQKGSKPLFCRVFAAFTLAALLMLPVALRAATTQRIISDRFSGLAIDGFDPVSYFVDGKALLGLPDFEAAQGGVVWRFRNEGNRASFLAHPEVYGPQFGGYDPTDVARGVTVAGNPRLFAVVEDRLFLFSREESRDAFKADPERYLSKAEARWPALQEDLPQ
- the chpT gene encoding histidine phosphotransferase ChpT — its product is MSGTSSSEIANPIPAPDTLELAALLCSKVCHDLISPVGAIVNGLEVLDDNPKPEDRDFALELIRKSAKTASARLQFCRLAFGAAGSAGAQIDLGDAQNMARGHIEDAKTSITWNLPRLLLPKNRVKLLLNMMVVAQQTIPRGGMLTVDPIGDGETMSFRVAATGLNARLPQNIVNILGGELQATIDAHAVQPYYTRLLAEACGLKVALAADGAAMVVQAA
- a CDS encoding DUF1134 domain-containing protein — encoded protein: MSFAIRLAATTLMAVLAMAASATAQQAPPYQPPPQPAPPYQAAPAYPAPPPQAAPAPRPAPSPDSFNPDELVNAGHRFFGNVSRGLASVIERAVSQWGLPNGYILGEEGAGAFVAGLRYGEGTLYTKNAGDLRVFWQGPSLGFDWGGDGARTMTLVYNLPATSAIYQRFVGIDGSAYIVGGFGMTALTANNIVLVPIRSGIGLRLGANVGYLKFTPSATWNPF
- the cysQ gene encoding 3'(2'),5'-bisphosphate nucleotidase CysQ, whose translation is MTTGPTAGTIGIEAAAALMTPLTELVVQAAQAILAVNRRAMAVTDKSDGSPVTEADLAADRVIAEGLARLAPEIPALSEERVGHCAAPFKGSFFLIDPLDGTKEFVAGRGEFTVNLALVSDASPLLGIVCAPAIGLIWRGLVGRGAERLSFTEAGLSEPVPIRTRPMPAPGEPWVAAVSRSHGDARSEALIAARPGAERLALGSAVKFGRLAEGLADIYPRLGPTSEWDVAAGHAVVVAAGGTVTSEAGVPLRYGERADSFIVPSFIAWGDPGAVTAV